Proteins encoded together in one Camelina sativa cultivar DH55 chromosome 9, Cs, whole genome shotgun sequence window:
- the LOC109126528 gene encoding mitochondrial import receptor subunit TOM7-2-like has product MAAKGPLKLKFKGKTTKGSKGGSTSTSSSSSSSVSSKFEVIKDWTNWSLKKAKVATHYGLIPLIIIIGMNSDPKPHLFQLISPF; this is encoded by the coding sequence ATGGCGGCTAAGGGTCCGTTGAAGCTAAAATTCAaaggaaaaacaacaaaaggatCAAAGGGAGGatcaacttcaacttcttcctcctcctcctcgtctgTGTCTTCCAAGTTCGAGGTCATCAAGGATTGGACAAACTGGTCATTGAAGAAAGCCAAAGTCGCCACTCACTATGGTCTCATccctctcatcatcatcatcggcaTGAATTCAGATCCTAAACCTCATCTCTTTCAGCTTATCAGTCCcttttga
- the LOC104714783 gene encoding ubiquitin-conjugating enzyme E2 28, whose product MASKRILKELKDLQKDPPTSCSAGPVAEDMFHWQATIMGPSESPYSGGVFLVTIHFPPDYPFKPPKVAFRTKVFHPNVNSNGSICLDILKEQWSPALTISKVLLSICSLLTDPNPDDPLVPEIAHMYKTDRAKYESTARSWTQKYAMG is encoded by the exons ATGGCTTCGAAACGGATCTTGAAAGAGCTCAAGGATCTTCAGAAGGATCCTCCAACCTCCTGCAGTGCTG GCCCTGTTGCGGAAGACATGTTTCATTGGCAAGCTACGATCATGGGTCCGTCCGAGAGTCCTTATTCAGGCGGTGTCTTTCTCGTGACCATTCACTTCCCTCCGGATTATCCCTTCAAACCACCAAAG GTTGCGTTTAGGACCAAAGTGTTTCATCCTAATGTCAACAGCAACGGGAGCATTTGCCTCGACATCCTGAAAGAACAATGGAGCCCTGCACTCACCATATCAAAG GTGTTGCTTTCGATCTGTTCATTGTTAACGGACCCAAACCCAGATGATCCTTTGGTTCCTGAGATTGCTCACATGTACAAAACCGACAGAGCCAAGTATGAGTCTACTGCCCGAAGCTGGACTCAGAAGTATGCAATGGGATGA